The following proteins come from a genomic window of Acidobacteriota bacterium:
- a CDS encoding heavy metal-binding domain-containing protein: MIRKSLLLTAALLCVLFAVSCGKPASEQTEKSAAAAEAPAPAAQAVETAAAPAAEAPAQPTGRVYVCEMGCEISPEPGQCPKCGMTMKEVQASDIVYECGQCGAHYDKPGSCPKCNVVLGFKIKGQA; the protein is encoded by the coding sequence ATGATCCGAAAGAGCCTGTTGCTGACCGCCGCCCTTCTGTGCGTCCTGTTCGCCGTCTCCTGCGGAAAGCCGGCCTCCGAGCAGACGGAGAAATCCGCCGCGGCGGCCGAAGCGCCGGCCCCCGCCGCGCAGGCCGTCGAGACGGCCGCGGCGCCTGCCGCCGAAGCCCCCGCCCAACCCACGGGCCGCGTGTACGTGTGCGAAATGGGTTGCGAGATCTCCCCCGAGCCGGGCCAGTGTCCAAAATGCGGGATGACCATGAAGGAGGTCCAGGCCTCCGACATCGTCTACGAATGCGGGCAGTGCGGCGCCCACTACGACAAGCCGGGCTCGTGCCCCAAGTGCAACGTGGTCCTCGGCTTCAAGATCAAGGGACAGGCCTGA
- a CDS encoding efflux RND transporter periplasmic adaptor subunit, whose amino-acid sequence MALVRRRRGGAGGVCLAAILLAALASLASCGGKPEKTAAYYCPMHPQVTSDRKGDCQICGMHLVMASRPATAANAPSRDKTDAVFVCPMHPQVQSRGPSDCSICGMHLVPAPKVEPRGHGTVSGLAPVTLGPDSMRRMGYSTSPAQRARLDRTVRLPARIVADPTRVRPIISRVDGFVTSLHVWSAGQRVTRGQPLMGIYSLGILSIQQQYLNSSPAYGGKRFYPPSTRTQPEAVEGATEGVDRTKLRLKDWDFSDEQIARIEKTGAAEDTLEMASPVSGYITSYTVVLGQKVTPGDPLLTITDLSRVWAEVDVFEREVPLLKEGLPVVLELPSLPGKSFRGKIRTFQRALDPQVRTSRVIVELPNPDAQLVPGMIASAEIAFDGGERLCIPSSAVIRDGDRAYVFVETSPGEVRPALIEVGLEGGGKSEVLSGLSEGDRVVSSSTFLIDSESSLRAALQAAGDGP is encoded by the coding sequence ATGGCACTGGTGAGGAGGCGGAGGGGTGGGGCGGGAGGAGTTTGCCTGGCGGCCATCCTGCTCGCGGCCTTGGCATCCCTGGCGTCCTGCGGGGGAAAACCGGAGAAGACGGCCGCCTACTACTGTCCCATGCATCCGCAAGTCACCTCCGACCGCAAGGGGGACTGCCAGATCTGCGGGATGCACCTGGTCATGGCCTCCCGGCCCGCGACCGCCGCGAATGCCCCCTCCAGGGACAAGACGGATGCGGTCTTTGTCTGCCCGATGCATCCTCAGGTTCAATCGCGGGGCCCCTCGGACTGCTCCATCTGCGGCATGCACCTGGTCCCCGCGCCGAAGGTGGAACCCCGGGGGCACGGGACGGTCTCGGGGCTCGCCCCGGTGACGCTGGGGCCCGACTCCATGCGCAGGATGGGATATTCGACTTCTCCCGCTCAGCGGGCCCGTCTCGATCGCACCGTGCGCCTTCCGGCCCGGATCGTGGCCGACCCCACCCGGGTGCGACCCATCATCTCGAGGGTGGACGGCTTCGTCACATCCCTTCACGTCTGGTCAGCGGGTCAGCGGGTCACGCGAGGACAGCCCCTCATGGGGATTTACAGCCTCGGGATCCTGAGCATCCAACAGCAGTACCTGAACTCTTCTCCGGCGTACGGGGGCAAACGGTTCTACCCCCCGTCCACGCGCACCCAACCGGAAGCCGTCGAGGGCGCCACGGAGGGAGTGGACCGCACCAAGCTCAGGTTGAAGGACTGGGATTTCAGCGACGAACAGATCGCGCGGATCGAGAAGACGGGGGCCGCCGAGGACACGCTGGAGATGGCCTCCCCGGTTTCGGGATACATCACCTCCTATACGGTGGTCCTGGGGCAGAAGGTCACCCCCGGCGATCCGCTCCTGACGATCACCGACCTGTCCAGGGTCTGGGCGGAGGTGGACGTCTTCGAGCGCGAGGTGCCGCTTCTCAAGGAGGGCCTTCCCGTCGTCCTGGAATTGCCCTCCCTGCCCGGGAAGAGTTTCCGGGGAAAGATCAGGACGTTCCAGAGGGCCCTGGACCCGCAGGTGCGGACGAGCCGGGTCATCGTGGAGCTTCCCAACCCGGACGCTCAGCTCGTGCCCGGCATGATCGCCTCGGCGGAAATCGCCTTCGACGGGGGAGAACGCCTCTGCATCCCCTCCTCTGCCGTCATCCGTGACGGGGACCGCGCGTACGTCTTCGTGGAGACCTCCCCCGGCGAGGTCCGGCCCGCCCTCATCGAGGTGGGGCTGGAGGGCGGGGGGAAGTCCGAGGTCCTGAGCGGCCTCTCGGAGGGAGATCGCGTCGTGTCCTCCTCCACCTTCCTCATCGACTCCGAATCGTCCCTCCGCGCCGCCCTTCAAGCCGCGGGAGACGGTCCATGA
- a CDS encoding CusA/CzcA family heavy metal efflux RND transporter: MIRRVVEFSARNRILVILAVAAAVLYAFHVLTRIRLDAIPDLSDTQVIILSRWDRSPDILEDQVTYPIVSALLGAPRVRDIRGFSDFGFSFVYVIFEDGTDIYWARSRVVEYLAKIQGQLPTGVRTEIGPDATGVGWVFQYALVDRSGSHDLADLRTYQDWYLRYALQSVEGVAEVASIGGFQKQYQVTVDPFRLQGYGISVLEVAEAVRKSNGEVGGRLIEWSGKEYMVRGRGYLKSPKDLESVVLRTSAGGTPVLLRDVARVDLGPQIRRGVLDLDGAGETVGGIVIMRHGENALNVIERVKERLHDLKGSLPPGVEVLTTYDRSGLIRDAIGTLTGELVLQMAVVSLVILFFLRHFPSAIVPIITIPVSVLLAFIPMYYMGITSNIMSLSGIAISIGVLVDGAIVEVENAYKKMETWRGGSDEDHLALRLEALKEVAPSVFFSVLVIAVSFLPVFALVGQEGRLFHPLAATKTLTMILAALLAVTLDPAVRMLFTRVRPFTFRSPLVSRAANGLLVGTYRKEEDQPLSRFLHKLYEGPCRWTLDHPWTVLAAASLLVLTTVPAYFSLGREFMPPLNEGTILYMPTTLPGISVTEASRLLQVQDRILKEFPEVVSVFGKAGRAETSTDPAPFSMMETTVVLKPPGEWREKPRWYSSWMPGFLKAPLRLVWPDRITWEELIEEMDRAIQIPGNTNAWTMPIKGRIDMITTGIRTPVGIKILGSDPKVIERLGEEVERTLRSVAGTRSVFSERAAGGYFVDITPRREDLARYGIPLEDLQAVISTALGGESLTTVVEGRERYSVNLRYPRDLRDDLDALGRILVGTSGGLQVPLEQVANLSVATGPSMIRDENGRLAGYVYVDVADRDVGSFVDEAKEAVSRAVELPPGTHLVWSGQVENMARARQRLGLIVPVTLLLIVLLLYLNTRSAFMTFVVLLAVPFSLVGAVWLMAALDYNVSVATWVGMIALMGLDAETGVFMLLFLRLSHQSAAREGRLRDLQDLKEAVVHGAVRRLRPKFMTVATSIVGLLPIMVSMGTGADVMKRIAAPLVGGLVTSFLLELLVYPALFYLWKRRELVGAGPA, translated from the coding sequence GTGATTCGCAGAGTCGTCGAATTCAGCGCCAGGAACCGGATCCTGGTCATCCTGGCCGTGGCCGCCGCCGTGCTCTACGCCTTCCACGTCCTGACGCGCATCCGCCTGGACGCCATCCCCGACCTCTCGGACACGCAGGTCATCATCCTTTCGCGCTGGGACCGCAGCCCGGACATCCTTGAGGACCAGGTCACCTACCCGATCGTTTCGGCCCTCTTGGGGGCACCGAGAGTTCGCGACATCCGAGGATTCTCCGACTTTGGATTCTCCTTTGTTTACGTCATCTTCGAGGACGGGACCGATATTTACTGGGCCCGGAGCCGTGTGGTGGAGTACCTCGCCAAGATCCAGGGCCAACTGCCCACGGGGGTCCGGACCGAGATCGGCCCCGATGCCACGGGAGTGGGCTGGGTCTTCCAGTACGCCCTGGTGGACCGGAGCGGCAGCCACGACCTCGCAGACTTGCGAACCTACCAGGACTGGTACCTGCGGTACGCGCTTCAGAGCGTGGAGGGGGTCGCCGAAGTCGCCTCCATCGGAGGTTTCCAGAAGCAGTACCAGGTCACGGTGGACCCCTTCCGCCTTCAGGGTTACGGCATCTCCGTGCTGGAGGTGGCGGAGGCCGTCCGAAAGAGCAACGGCGAGGTGGGAGGCCGCCTCATCGAGTGGAGCGGGAAGGAGTACATGGTCCGGGGGCGGGGGTACCTGAAATCCCCGAAAGACCTGGAGTCGGTCGTCCTCCGGACCTCCGCGGGCGGGACCCCCGTCCTCCTGAGGGACGTGGCGCGCGTGGACCTCGGTCCCCAGATTCGCCGCGGGGTGCTGGACTTGGACGGTGCCGGCGAGACCGTGGGCGGCATCGTCATCATGCGCCACGGCGAGAACGCCCTGAACGTCATCGAGCGCGTGAAGGAGAGGCTTCACGACTTGAAGGGTTCGCTGCCCCCAGGCGTGGAGGTCCTGACCACCTACGACCGCTCGGGCCTGATCCGGGACGCCATCGGCACCCTGACGGGGGAGCTGGTGCTCCAGATGGCGGTGGTGAGCCTCGTGATCCTCTTTTTCCTGAGGCACTTTCCTTCCGCCATCGTCCCCATCATCACCATCCCCGTTTCCGTCCTGTTGGCCTTCATCCCGATGTATTACATGGGAATCACCTCGAACATCATGAGCCTGTCGGGCATCGCCATTTCCATCGGAGTGCTCGTGGACGGGGCCATCGTGGAGGTCGAGAATGCCTACAAGAAGATGGAGACGTGGCGGGGCGGTTCCGACGAAGACCACCTCGCGTTGCGCCTCGAGGCGCTCAAGGAGGTGGCGCCGTCCGTTTTCTTCTCGGTCCTGGTGATCGCCGTCTCCTTCCTCCCGGTGTTCGCCCTCGTGGGCCAGGAAGGACGGCTCTTCCACCCGCTGGCCGCCACCAAGACCCTCACCATGATCCTGGCGGCGCTCCTCGCCGTGACCCTCGATCCCGCCGTCCGGATGCTCTTCACCCGGGTCCGACCCTTCACGTTCCGGTCCCCCCTGGTGTCCCGCGCGGCCAACGGCCTTCTCGTGGGCACCTACCGGAAAGAGGAAGACCAGCCTCTGAGCCGGTTTCTCCACAAGCTCTACGAGGGCCCCTGCCGGTGGACCCTCGACCACCCCTGGACCGTCCTTGCGGCGGCTTCCCTCCTGGTCCTGACCACGGTCCCGGCCTACTTCAGCCTGGGCCGGGAATTCATGCCGCCCCTCAACGAGGGGACCATTCTCTACATGCCGACCACGCTTCCGGGGATCTCCGTCACCGAGGCATCCAGGCTCCTTCAAGTCCAGGACCGAATCCTCAAGGAGTTTCCGGAGGTCGTGTCGGTCTTCGGCAAGGCCGGACGGGCGGAGACCTCCACCGATCCCGCCCCCTTTTCCATGATGGAGACCACGGTGGTCTTGAAACCGCCCGGAGAGTGGCGGGAGAAGCCCCGCTGGTACTCCTCCTGGATGCCCGGATTCCTGAAGGCGCCCCTGCGCCTGGTCTGGCCCGACCGGATCACCTGGGAGGAACTCATCGAGGAAATGGACCGGGCCATCCAGATCCCCGGCAACACGAACGCGTGGACCATGCCCATCAAGGGGCGCATCGACATGATCACCACGGGGATACGCACGCCCGTGGGGATCAAGATCCTCGGAAGCGACCCAAAGGTCATCGAACGCTTGGGCGAAGAGGTGGAGCGGACCCTCCGGAGTGTTGCCGGCACGCGGAGCGTCTTTTCCGAACGGGCCGCGGGCGGGTATTTCGTGGACATCACGCCCCGAAGGGAGGACCTGGCTCGGTACGGAATCCCCCTGGAGGACCTCCAGGCGGTCATTTCCACGGCCCTGGGCGGCGAGTCCCTGACCACCGTCGTCGAGGGCCGCGAACGGTACTCGGTCAACCTCCGGTACCCCAGGGACCTCCGCGACGACCTGGACGCCCTGGGCCGGATCCTGGTGGGAACCTCCGGAGGACTGCAGGTCCCGCTTGAACAGGTGGCGAACCTTTCCGTCGCCACGGGGCCTTCCATGATCCGGGACGAGAACGGGCGGCTGGCGGGGTATGTCTACGTGGACGTCGCGGACCGCGACGTGGGCTCCTTCGTGGACGAAGCGAAGGAGGCCGTGTCCAGGGCCGTCGAGCTGCCCCCGGGGACTCACCTCGTCTGGAGCGGCCAGGTGGAGAACATGGCGAGGGCTCGCCAGAGGCTCGGACTCATCGTGCCGGTGACCCTCCTCCTCATCGTCCTCCTGCTCTACCTGAACACCCGTTCGGCGTTCATGACCTTCGTCGTTCTCCTCGCCGTTCCCTTCTCCCTCGTCGGCGCGGTCTGGCTGATGGCGGCCCTCGATTACAACGTCTCCGTCGCCACCTGGGTGGGGATGATCGCGCTGATGGGGCTGGACGCCGAAACGGGCGTTTTCATGCTGCTCTTCCTGAGGCTCTCCCACCAGAGCGCGGCGAGAGAGGGGAGACTTCGGGATCTGCAGGACCTGAAGGAGGCCGTCGTCCATGGGGCGGTCCGGCGCCTCCGACCGAAATTCATGACCGTGGCCACGTCCATCGTCGGGCTCCTGCCCATCATGGTTTCCATGGGAACCGGAGCGGACGTCATGAAACGGATCGCGGCCCCTCTCGTGGGGGGGCTGGTAACGTCCTTCCTTCTTGAACTCCTTGTCTATCCCGCGCTATTCTATTTGTGGAAACGACGCGAACTGGTCGGTGCGGGGCCCGCCTGA
- a CDS encoding TonB-dependent receptor produces the protein MSLRSSALAAGLCLVVSISSFSLMPSPELPPDQAALAGRVSTPDGVGIPGATVQVRQRAGAEEIRVQTGEDGLFRAGGLTPGDYDVEVALQGYRRAAVPAVRLSAGEVRSLGFTMDFEIPDSEVDVVASDPRDGLPGLALRESGAPDVGEALTRIPGLWSVRKGGIAGDLVLRGYQGDNVNVLIDGVHVQGACPNNMDPAAFHVDLSEVERVELGKGPFDVKNGGSLGGVVNIVTRTPEPGFHGSAVVSGGSFGYFNPSATLSYGGDSLAFLAGASYRFSDPFTDGRGERFTEGAGYRESAEDSQAYAVRTGWAGMWFRPLPNHQVGVSVSRQEADHVLYPYLFMDGVWDNTDRLHADYAYTPSGPEGPVVEAQAYVSHVSHWMTDGYRTSSISPMAPRGYTMGTYGRTKAEGARTELRFGDTAVGLEVARRHWYAVTRFAMAMYMPQYSLPSVDANNLGLYVSRAFRLSDRFTLDAGGRLDASRSTADARLANTDLYWAYKDTRSRSRKDTYPSGNLRLTASLPGGAEIRAGVGTSSRFPDPQELFFALRRMGADWVGNPALEVPRNTGVNLGFTVRRSAFYASANVFRDRVHSFITVHNQARVNSVPGYMNMVARSYANVDARFWGGELSLSAVAGSRVFLNLDAASVRASKDTNPSLGIRSSAVAEIPSLWARASVRYDTGRWFAEVEGVFADRQDRVDEDLRERPTPGYGIANARAGVNWNGIQATMLLRNLFDRAYRDHLSYQRDPFRSGHRVWEPGRTLVVNLSYRF, from the coding sequence ATGAGTCTGCGCTCGTCTGCACTGGCCGCGGGTTTGTGTCTCGTCGTTTCCATCTCGTCCTTCTCCCTGATGCCCTCTCCCGAGCTTCCCCCAGACCAGGCGGCCCTCGCGGGCCGGGTGTCCACCCCGGACGGGGTGGGAATCCCCGGGGCGACCGTGCAGGTTCGTCAGCGGGCGGGGGCCGAGGAGATCCGCGTGCAGACGGGAGAAGACGGGCTGTTCCGCGCGGGCGGACTCACACCGGGGGACTATGATGTGGAGGTCGCGCTCCAAGGCTACCGACGGGCCGCCGTTCCCGCCGTGCGCCTGAGCGCCGGTGAGGTCCGGTCTCTGGGCTTCACCATGGACTTCGAGATCCCGGACAGCGAGGTGGACGTCGTGGCATCGGACCCGCGGGACGGCCTTCCCGGCCTCGCACTGCGCGAGAGCGGCGCGCCCGACGTGGGCGAGGCGCTGACGCGGATCCCCGGCCTTTGGAGCGTGCGAAAGGGCGGAATCGCGGGCGACTTGGTCCTCCGGGGTTATCAGGGGGACAACGTGAACGTCCTCATCGACGGGGTGCACGTCCAGGGAGCCTGCCCCAACAATATGGACCCGGCCGCGTTTCACGTGGATCTGTCGGAGGTGGAGCGCGTCGAACTCGGGAAGGGGCCCTTCGACGTGAAAAACGGGGGAAGCCTGGGCGGCGTGGTCAATATCGTGACGCGCACTCCGGAGCCCGGATTTCACGGATCCGCCGTGGTCTCTGGCGGGTCCTTCGGCTACTTCAACCCCTCCGCCACCCTGTCCTACGGGGGAGATTCCCTGGCCTTCCTGGCCGGAGCCTCCTACCGATTCTCCGATCCCTTCACCGACGGGCGGGGAGAGCGCTTCACCGAGGGAGCGGGCTATCGAGAATCGGCCGAAGATTCCCAGGCCTACGCGGTGCGAACGGGGTGGGCGGGGATGTGGTTTCGCCCCTTGCCAAACCACCAGGTGGGCGTCTCCGTCTCCCGCCAGGAGGCGGATCACGTCCTGTACCCCTACCTGTTCATGGACGGCGTGTGGGACAACACGGACCGCCTCCACGCCGATTACGCGTACACCCCGTCCGGTCCAGAGGGACCCGTGGTCGAGGCCCAGGCGTACGTGTCGCACGTTTCGCACTGGATGACCGACGGCTACCGGACCTCCTCCATCTCCCCCATGGCGCCCCGCGGGTACACCATGGGGACCTATGGCCGCACCAAGGCCGAAGGGGCCCGAACCGAATTGCGGTTCGGGGACACGGCCGTGGGCCTCGAGGTGGCGAGAAGGCACTGGTACGCCGTCACGCGCTTCGCCATGGCCATGTACATGCCCCAGTACTCCCTTCCTTCGGTGGATGCGAACAACTTGGGCCTGTACGTTTCTCGTGCGTTCCGCCTCTCGGATCGCTTCACCCTGGACGCCGGCGGCCGGTTGGATGCCAGCCGCTCCACGGCCGACGCCCGGCTGGCCAACACGGACCTCTATTGGGCCTACAAGGACACCCGATCCAGGAGCCGGAAGGATACCTATCCCTCCGGAAACCTTCGGCTCACCGCCTCCCTCCCGGGCGGGGCAGAAATTCGAGCGGGTGTGGGCACCTCGTCCCGCTTTCCCGATCCCCAGGAACTCTTCTTCGCCCTGCGCAGGATGGGGGCGGACTGGGTGGGGAACCCCGCCCTCGAGGTGCCCCGAAACACGGGAGTGAACCTCGGCTTCACCGTGCGCCGTTCCGCCTTCTACGCCAGCGCCAACGTGTTCCGAGACCGGGTGCACTCCTTCATCACCGTCCACAACCAGGCGCGCGTGAACAGCGTGCCCGGATACATGAACATGGTCGCGCGAAGCTATGCGAACGTGGACGCCCGTTTCTGGGGCGGGGAGTTGAGCCTCTCCGCCGTGGCCGGAAGCCGTGTCTTCCTGAACCTGGACGCCGCATCCGTCCGAGCGTCGAAGGACACGAACCCTTCCCTGGGCATCCGCTCCTCCGCCGTTGCGGAGATTCCGTCCCTCTGGGCGCGCGCCTCCGTCCGGTACGATACGGGGCGCTGGTTCGCGGAGGTGGAGGGCGTCTTCGCCGACCGCCAGGACCGCGTGGACGAGGATCTGCGGGAGCGTCCGACGCCGGGGTACGGCATCGCCAACGCGCGGGCAGGCGTCAACTGGAACGGGATCCAGGCGACCATGCTCCTCCGGAACCTCTTCGACCGCGCCTATCGCGACCACCTCTCCTACCAGCGGGACCCTTTCCGTTCGGGCCACCGAGTCTGGGAGCCCGGCCGGACCCTCGTGGTGAACCTGTCCTATCGGTTCTG